A single Myxocyprinus asiaticus isolate MX2 ecotype Aquarium Trade chromosome 50, UBuf_Myxa_2, whole genome shotgun sequence DNA region contains:
- the LOC127438853 gene encoding 60S ribosomal protein L36: protein MAIRYPMAVGLNKGHPVTKNVTKPKHSRRRGRLTKHTKFVRDMIREVCGFAPYERRAMELLKVSKDKRALKFIKKRVGTHIRAKRKREELSNILAAMRKAAAKKE, encoded by the exons ATGGCCATCAGGTATCCTATGGCGGTTGGCCTTAATAAAGGCCACCCAGTGACCAAAAACGTTACAAAGCCCAAGCACAGCCGCAGGAGAGGG cgTCTGACCAAACACACCAAGTTTGTGCGTGACATGATCCGCGAGGTGTGCGGTTTCGCCCCTTATGAGAGGCGTGCTATGGAGTTGCTGAAGGTGTCCAAGGACAAGCGCGCCCTCAAGTTCATCAAGAAAAGG GTGGGAACTCACATCCGCGCTAAGAGAAAGAGGGAAGAACTCAGCAACATTCTGGCTGCAATGAGGAAAGCTGCTGCCAAGAAGGAGTAA